The following are encoded together in the Lactuca sativa cultivar Salinas chromosome 1, Lsat_Salinas_v11, whole genome shotgun sequence genome:
- the LOC111878707 gene encoding heat shock 70 kDa protein 3, translated as MNRKSCTAIGIDLGTTYSCVGVWQNDQVEIISNDQGNRTMPSCVAFTNGGRLIGEGAKNQIAMNTTNTIYDAKRLIGRRFNDTKLQEDMKLWPFDVIKGSNNIPMIVVTYNGEKKEFSAEEISSMVLIKLKEAAEKFLGKTVRDAVITVPAYFDDSQRQATKDAGHVAGLNVLQIINEPTSAAIAYGLDMKNDIVRDINVLIFDLGGGTFDVSLVTIDKKGTITVKAVAGDTHLGGQDFDNAMVDYFVEELKRKHSIDVSVNKKALSRLRGACERAKRVLSSIIDTTIDIESLQDGVDFSMRISRAKFEKLNEDFFSKCIEMVEKCLSDAEMNKRNIDEVVLVGGSTRIPKVQQLLKDLFQGKELSKKIHADEAVAYGATVLAAKLTGCTGKKVDNLVLIDVVPLSLGVAIHDGSLSVIVKRNSSIPAKKEINYCTVYDNQDSITFNVYQGERSRAIDNNWLGKFEVAVPCAPKGKSKVRVVFDIDANGILNCSGVELTTGLKRGIIITNYKERLSTRNIEKMLDDAHKYKLQDEEYKKTTSVRSALEDYIYDVKSKIKKIGKTTKTFNKKDLEIMETAIEKASEILKESPLADFDEYQKALNQLEKVCLPIIAQHV; from the exons ATGAATAGAAAAAGTTGTACGGCTATTGGTATTGATCTTGGAACAACATATTCTTGTGTGGGTGTTTGGCAAAATGATCAAGTTGAGATCATATCCAACGATCAAGGAAATAGGACTATGCCATCTTGTGTTGCTTTCACAAATGGAGGACGTCTAATAGGTGAAGGTGCTAAGAACCAGATTGCTATGAACACCACCAACACTATTTATG ATGCAAAAAGATTGATTGGAAGGAGATTCAATGATACCAAACTTCAGGAAGACATGAAGTTATGGCCTTTCGATGTCATAAAAGGAAGTAACAACATTCCAATGATTGTAGTTACTTACAATGGTGAGAAGAAGGAGTTTTCGGCGGAGGAAATTTCATCCATGGTTCTTATTAAATTGAAAGAAGCTGCAGAGAAATTCCTTGGTAAAACTGTACGTGATGCAGTCATCACGGTACCAGCTTATTTTGATGATTCCCAACGCCAAGCAACAAAGGATGCTGGTCACGTTGCTGGACTTAATGTTCTACAGATTATCAATGAGCCAACCTCAGCAGCAATTGCATATGGATTAGATATGAAGAATGATATAGTTCGTGACATAAATGTGCTCATCTTTGATTTAGGTGGTGGTACATTTGATGTATCTCTTGTCACCATTGACAAGAAGGGTACGATAACAGTTAAGGCTGTTGCCGGTGACACTCACTTAGGCGGCCAGGACTTCGATAACGCAATGGTTGACTATTTTGTGGAAGAATTAAAGAGAAAGCATAGTATAGACGTCAGTGTGAATAAAAAAGCACTATCTCGGTTGAGGGGAGCTTGTGAAAGAGCGAAAAGAGTTCTCTCTTCAATTATTGATACTACTATCGATATCGAAAGCTTGCAAGATGGTGTTGATTTTTCTATGAGAATATCTCGTGCAAAGTTTGAAAAGCTTAATGAAGACTTCTTTAGTAAGTGTATAGAGATGGTAGAGAAGTGTCTGAGTGATGCAGAAATGAATAAAAGGAACATAGATGAAGTAGTATTAGTTGGTGGGTCAACTAGGATACCCAAGGTACAACAATTGTTGAAAGACCTCTTCCAAGGAAAAGAGCTTTCTAAGAAGATCCATGCTGATGAGGCTGTTGCATATGGTGCAACTGTTCTTGCTGCAAAATTAACAGGCTGCACTGGTAAAAAAGTTGACAACTTAGTGTTGATAGATGTTGTACCTCTTTCACTTGGTGTAGCAATCCATGATGGCTCCTTATCTGTTATAGTTAAAAGAAATTCCTCAATACCTGCCAAGAAGGAAATAAATTATTGTACAGTTTATGATAACCAAGATAGTATAACTTTCAATGTCTATCAAGGTGAGAGAAGTAGGGCTATAGACAATAATTGGTTGGGAAAATTTGAAGTCGCAGTACCATGTGCACCAAAGGGCAAGTCAAAGGTAAGAGTCGTCTTTGACATTGATGCTAATGGTATTTTAAATTGCTCGGGAGTGGAATTAACTACTGGCCTAAAAAGAGGGATTATAATTACCAATTACAAGGAGAGACTTTCAACGCGAAATATAGAAAAAATGCTAGATGATGCTCATAAGTACAAATTACAAGACGAGGAGTACAAGAAGACGACTTCTGTACGTAGTGCACTAGAGGACTACATTTACGATGTGAAAAGCAAAATCAAGAAAATTGGAAAAACTACTAAGACGTTTAATAAGAAAGACCTAGAAATAATGGAAACTGCCATAGAAAAAGCAAGCGAAATTCTTAAAGAAAGCCCGCTTGCGGATTTTGATGAGTATCAAAAGGCGCTAAATCAGTTGGAAAAGGTATGTCTGCCAATCATTGCCCAGCATGTTTAA